From a region of the Mercurialis annua linkage group LG1-X, ddMerAnnu1.2, whole genome shotgun sequence genome:
- the LOC126664701 gene encoding acid phosphatase 1, whose translation MFKQMAQRFHEILILFFLAIFSKAAAFNKPYNSRANLSPPVDGAAAYSYCLSWRLAVEANNVRMWRTVPAQCLRYIETYMTGGQYERDVEMVVEQILSYVSEIELSDDGMDGWILDVDDTCISNVFYYKAKRYGCDPYDPAGFKAWAMKGGCPAIPAILQLFRHLLDSGFKVFLVTGRDQQNFGQVTTDNLRIQGFNGYERLILRGVEHKGQGAIAYKSSVRKQLVEEGYRIWGNVGDQWSDLQGDFVGNRTFKLPNPMYFVP comes from the exons ATGTTCAAGCAAATGGCGCAACGCTTCCACGAAATTCTCATACTTTTCTTCCTAGCAATCTTCTCCAAGGCGGCTGCCTTTAACAAGCCTTATAATTCTCGGGCAAACCTGTCGCCTCCGGTCGACGGAGCGGCTGCTTATAGTTATTGCCTGAGCTGGAGGCTAGCCGTGGAGGCTAACAATGTGCGTATGTGGCGGACAGTTCCGGCTCAATGTTTACGCTACATTGAGACGTATATGACCGGCGGCCAGTATGAAAGGGACGTTGAGATGGTTGTAGAACAAATTTTGAGTTATGTGAGTGAGATTGAATTATCTGATGATGGAATGGATGGTTGGATTCTGGATGTTGATGATACTTGTATCTCTAATGTCTTCTACTATAAAGCGAAAAGATACGG ATGTGATCCATATGATCCAGCTGGTTTCAAGGCATGGGCAATGAAGGGAGGCTGTCCAGCTATTCCTGCTATTCTTCAACTCTTCAGGCACCTGCTTGATTCTGGCTTTAAGGTCTTCCTTGTCACAGGCAGAGACCAACAAAATTTTGGTCAAGTGACTACTGATAATTTGCGCATTCAAGGCTTTAATGGCTACGAACGACTAATTTTAAG GGGTGTGGAGCACAAAGGACAAGGTGCTATTGCATACAAATCTAGTGTTAGAAAACAATTAGTAGAAGAAGGTTACAGAATATGGGGGAATGTGGGTGATCAGTGGAGTGATCTACAAGGAGATTTTGTTGGCAACAGAACTTTTAAGCTTCCTAATCCAATGTACTTTGTCCCCTGA